Proteins from a genomic interval of Paenibacillus lentus:
- a CDS encoding DUF4179 domain-containing protein: MNRIEERLEERLKEEKMRLDSVTAPKELETRLRDALNKTDSQRAKRRVPPLWKAAAVALLFLVVFGYHYDAFAYYGKKLLGFDELIGGSQLQELNEQGLGQLIGKTTKLENGTVVTIDGIMADANQLIMYYTLTNSKGLENDGGEIFRASRITGFLTNSYVQSGTSIINEEHTEIKAMRTFEPVNPFAKQLTLHYREQLPGNQEKEGSISFPYDLNKAMNTEVKQSIRKTFKVDKGEITFGSITATPTLTSIKGSLHVENFDRVSSALNDIELIANGIPVNQVGSGYGTSIKGTRFELQYEPLPKELNSLELVMKKFVGYQQLDQRLPLSSAGNEPFFFSLDSKELWVKKVAVTSQGVEITIATDNDVMLDGVSIEAQNEITSLRTTVNQLDGKLEDGTILKERTLLFDTSVMPEYLHIKGMHYMKEYNQVIKIPVD; encoded by the coding sequence ATGAATCGCATTGAGGAACGATTAGAGGAACGACTAAAGGAAGAGAAAATGCGGCTAGACTCCGTGACGGCACCCAAGGAATTAGAAACTCGCCTACGAGATGCGCTAAACAAGACGGATTCTCAAAGAGCAAAGCGACGGGTTCCCCCGCTCTGGAAGGCTGCGGCGGTTGCCTTGCTCTTCCTCGTGGTCTTCGGATATCATTACGATGCCTTCGCTTATTACGGCAAGAAGCTGCTTGGTTTTGACGAGTTAATTGGCGGTTCACAGCTGCAAGAGCTCAATGAGCAAGGCCTGGGACAACTCATAGGTAAGACGACTAAGCTAGAAAACGGAACTGTAGTCACGATCGATGGAATTATGGCGGACGCCAATCAATTGATTATGTATTACACCTTAACGAATTCCAAGGGGCTCGAGAATGACGGCGGTGAGATTTTTAGAGCTTCAAGAATAACTGGTTTTCTAACAAACTCCTATGTGCAATCCGGCACGTCCATCATCAATGAAGAGCATACCGAGATTAAAGCCATGAGAACGTTCGAGCCAGTGAATCCCTTCGCCAAACAATTAACGTTACACTACCGGGAACAACTCCCTGGCAATCAAGAGAAAGAGGGTAGTATTTCGTTTCCATATGATCTAAACAAGGCAATGAATACGGAAGTTAAACAATCGATCAGAAAGACCTTTAAAGTTGACAAGGGCGAGATTACGTTTGGATCCATTACAGCCACGCCAACCTTGACCAGCATCAAAGGCTCGCTTCATGTCGAGAATTTCGATAGGGTAAGTTCTGCGTTGAACGACATCGAGCTCATCGCCAATGGGATTCCTGTCAATCAAGTCGGTAGCGGATATGGTACCTCGATTAAGGGTACAAGGTTTGAGCTTCAATACGAACCACTGCCTAAAGAGTTAAATTCATTAGAGCTCGTCATGAAGAAGTTTGTCGGCTATCAACAGCTGGATCAGAGACTGCCCCTCTCTTCGGCTGGCAACGAGCCTTTCTTTTTCTCTCTGGATAGCAAAGAACTTTGGGTGAAAAAAGTGGCCGTCACCTCCCAAGGCGTGGAGATTACGATTGCCACGGATAATGACGTCATGCTGGATGGCGTATCTATAGAAGCTCAGAATGAGATTACCTCGCTACGAACGACTGTAAATCAATTGGATGGCAAGCTGGAAGACGGAACAATTCTGAAGGAGCGCACTTTACTGTTCGATACTTCAGTGATGCCGGAATACCTGCACATTAAAGGGATGCATTACATGAAAGAGTACAATCAAGTGATCAAGATCCCTGTGGACTAA
- a CDS encoding sigma-70 family RNA polymerase sigma factor, protein MNAVRYVKKAKRGNKEALLQLILAEKDQYYRLALTYMGNSHDAMDAMEEMIVRLYENISQLNKEEAFYSWSKTILVNCCKAMLRKKAQLMLMEDVSMHDELIAGQDSPPSDPYRHSDQQIDIQKLLLHLNEQQQEAIQLKYWHDLDYQTIAEITNVPIGTVKSRIFQGLKKLRELYGGEMNESH, encoded by the coding sequence ATGAACGCCGTTCGATACGTGAAAAAGGCAAAAAGAGGAAACAAAGAAGCGCTCCTTCAGTTAATTCTGGCCGAGAAAGACCAGTATTACAGACTGGCGCTAACCTACATGGGCAATTCACATGACGCGATGGATGCCATGGAGGAGATGATCGTGAGATTATACGAGAACATCAGCCAGCTCAACAAGGAGGAAGCCTTCTACAGCTGGAGCAAAACCATTCTGGTTAACTGCTGCAAAGCCATGCTTCGAAAGAAAGCTCAGCTTATGCTAATGGAAGATGTCAGCATGCACGACGAACTAATAGCGGGGCAAGATTCCCCGCCCAGTGACCCTTATCGGCACAGTGATCAGCAAATAGATATCCAGAAGCTGTTGCTCCATTTGAACGAGCAGCAGCAAGAAGCGATTCAATTGAAGTATTGGCATGATCTCGATTATCAGACAATCGCGGAAATCACGAATGTACCTATAGGAACTGTGAAATCTCGGATTTTTCAAGGATTAAAAAAGCTTAGAGAACTCTATGGAGGTGAAATGAATGAATCGCATTGA